The DNA segment GATGGCGGGCGTCCTCACGCTGACACTGCTCCTTGCCGCATTTTTGCTCGTCGAGGGGTTTTTCAAGATAATCCACGCGTTCCAGATGAAGCCCGCCCCTAACTGGATATGGCTCCTCGTGAGCGGGGTCGCTTCGGTAGTACTCGGCGTCATGATATGGGGCGAGTTCCCGGAGAGCAGCGCCTTTATCATCGGGCTACTCGTGGGTATCTATTTCCTCATCAACGGCATAACGATGGTCATGTTCTCGCTTGCGCTCAAGGGCGGCAAATAGACTCGCAACAGCCCCTGACCGGTGTTCCGGAGGTGCGATTCGTTTCACCGAGCTTGTCCTAAGTATGTCGACAGAAGTGGAATACATAAAATAAGGCAAAATATATTTTCTTCTGTTCCTTGATGAAAAGAAGCAAAAATCATCCGACTGTACAGAATTGGCTAAAAAATCCCAAGTTAACGCTAAAATGTTTCAATTCAACCCGCAGCCCTGAAACATTTTAACGCGTTAACAGCTGATTTTTTTCACGCCAATTCTGTAATGTCGGGAAAACTAACCCCCCTTCGTTATATATTATCCCGGAGGATTTCAGCATTGAATTGTTCAACATTTACTAGTGCGCGCTCACTGTCCTTTCGGCGGCCCAGTCCCTCAGGCGGGAAATCTTTTCCGCCATGACATCGGAAAGGGGGCGCGTTGCGGACAACTCGTGCACGAGTGTGTCGGTATCGAGCTCCTTTTTTGCGGAGTAAGAGGTGTAAAGCCCCGAGACTATGACCTGCTCTATCTCGGCCCCGCTGAACCCTTCGGTCATACGGACGAGCGATGTCAGGTCGAACCGGGAAAGATCTTTACCGCGTTTTTTAAGGTGTATCTCGAATATCGATCTCCTCGTTTCTTCGTCTGGCAGGTCGATGAAAAATATTTCGTCGAAACGGCCCTTTCTCAGAAATTCTGGCGGCAGCTTCTCCACGTCGTTTGCGGTCGCGACTATGAAGACGTCCCCCTTTCTCTCCTGGAGCCATGAGAGGAACGTGCCGAATATCCTCGCCGACACTCCTCCGTCCTCGGCTTCCCCTCCCGCCGAGAACGCCTTTTCGATCTCGTCGATCCAGAGCACGACGGGGGACATCTTCTCGGCCGTGTCCATCGCCCTCCTGAAATTCTTCTCGCTCTCGCCGATGTATTTGTTGTAGAGGGACGAAGGGTCCATCTTGAGGAGGGGCAGCCCCCATTCCTTCGCTACGGCTTTAGCCGATAGACTCTTCCCGCATCCGGGCACTCCCAGGAGCAAGACCCCTTTTGGGAATGAGAGCCCGAACTTTACCGCTTTTTCGGGATCGGCGAAAATCTCTTTTCTCTTGGAGAGCCAGGACTTGAGCGTCCTGAGGTCCGCGATGTCGGACATCCCCTCTTCGGCGGGATAATATTCGAGGACGCCCTCGCGTTCGACGATATCTTTCTTCGCGTCAATGACCCTCCCGATGTCCCTGGCGTCGAGCGCGCCGTCTT comes from the Thermodesulfobacteriota bacterium genome and includes:
- a CDS encoding DUF308 domain-containing protein, with protein sequence MNGTSIAEGIRRSWGWLLALGIAYIIMGLVIAGSPMAATLAVEVLIGFVLIIGGVISIIGAFFTGDWKRLLLVLLSGVLYLVVGVLLLKNPMAGVLTLTLLLAAFLLVEGFFKIIHAFQMKPAPNWIWLLVSGVASVVLGVMIWGEFPESSAFIIGLLVGIYFLINGITMVMFSLALKGGK
- a CDS encoding AAA family ATPase is translated as MDRSDDNLKDLELLIRSHYSIIFVETPEEERAETLLKLLAGRLGIPYFHWSRTKGLSRGDIESKGPVYGTAELTQALKHIEASGFQAIYHLKDAGDLLEDKTASQMLKDAAAPYTKNQGAIVITGHGVRIPDSIRESSAFFRLNGPGRDEYRKLLGRVASDLHARMKAEIKLSEEDTNRLLNNLRGLTLTEAEKIITRLIVEDGALDARDIGRVIDAKKDIVEREGVLEYYPAEEGMSDIADLRTLKSWLSKRKEIFADPEKAVKFGLSFPKGVLLLGVPGCGKSLSAKAVAKEWGLPLLKMDPSSLYNKYIGESEKNFRRAMDTAEKMSPVVLWIDEIEKAFSAGGEAEDGGVSARIFGTFLSWLQERKGDVFIVATANDVEKLPPEFLRKGRFDEIFFIDLPDEETRRSIFEIHLKKRGKDLSRFDLTSLVRMTEGFSGAEIEQVIVSGLYTSYSAKKELDTDTLVHELSATRPLSDVMAEKISRLRDWAAERTVSAH